Proteins found in one Larimichthys crocea isolate SSNF chromosome I, L_crocea_2.0, whole genome shotgun sequence genomic segment:
- the lamp2 gene encoding lysosome-associated membrane glycoprotein 2 isoform X3, whose product MHRYAAFVLALAFVAVLQQSHGTEVNVTDSKGKLCLYANLMVNFSVTYEITGNKNSTVEFQLPAEVKSNTSECGATSAMLKLDFGEGHSWSMNFTVSGEAYQADVIAFSYNLGDKTTFPNSASNATSTVSMKPHITGVTMDTCYSCKSNVMFESNSVNQTLWNVLIQAFVSNGSKSDRITSCSADVPTTTVTPTTHAPSTTTAAPVTNATTTAPPTTTPTPTLPTPSVGNYTIKNNETVCLLASFGLRIGVKQGDKYEEMNFETNGTTANGSCGVDSSELELTSSTVVMMFKFTNDSKKFRLHALNISGTTSSGVFVGGNTNLTLWEASVGSSYMCNKEQNYTISSTLTLFTFDLQVQPFGVKKGVFSTAYECSMDDTSILIPIIVGAALAGLILIVVVAYVIGRRKTYVGYQTL is encoded by the exons ATGCACCGATATGCTGCATTTGTTCTCGCCCTCGCCTTTGTGGCTG TGCTCCAGCAGTCGCATGGCACTGAGGTGAACGTCACGGACAGCAAGGGAAAGCTGTGCCTCTATGCCAATCTGATGGTCAACTTTTCAGTCACGTATGAAATCACTGGCAATAAG AATTCAACAGTTGAGTTTCAACTTCCCGCTGAAGTCAAATCAAATACAAGTGAGTGCGGTGCCACAAGCGCGATGCTGAAGCTTGATTTTGGAGAAGGACACTCCTGGAGCATGAACTTCACTGTCAGTGGAGAAGCGTACCAAGCAGATGTCATCGCCTTTTCCTACAACCTCGGCGACAAGACCACTTTCCCTAATTCTGCATCAAATG cAACCTCAACTGTTTCCATGAAGCCACACATTACTGGCGTAACCATGGACACGTGCTACTCATGCAAGAGTAACGTCATGTTCGAATCGAATTCGGTCAATCAGACACTGTGGAACGTGCTCATCCAGGCTTTTGTCAGTAACGGCAGCAAGAGCGACCGTA TCACCTCTTGTTCTGCCGATGTACCCACAACCACCGTTACCCCGACCACTCATGCACCCAGTACCACCACTGCAGCTCCTGTCACAAATGCTACTACCACTGCCCCTCCTACCACCACCCCGACCCCTACCCTCCCCACACCCTCCGTTGGGAACTACACCATCAAGAATAATGAAACAGTCTGTCTGTTAGCCAGCTTTGGCCTGCGGATTGGTGTCAAGCAAGGAGAC AAATACGAGGAGATGAACTTCGAAACTAACGGGACCACAGCTAATGGATCATGTGGAGTCGACTCCAGTGAGCTGGAGTTGACTTCTTCCACAGTGGTCATGATGTTCAAGTTCACCAAT GATTCAAAGAAATTCCGCCTGCATGCTCTGAACATCAGCGGAACGACAAGCTCTG GCGTGTTTGTTGGGGGGAACACCAACCTGACCCTGTGGGAGGCGTCTGTCGGCAGCTCCTACATGTGTAACAAGGAGCAGAACTACACCATCAGCAGCACGCTCACCCTCTTCACCTTCGACCTTCAAGTGCAGCCCTTTGGAGTCAAGAAAGGTGTTTTCAGTACAG CCTATGAATGTTCAATGGATGACACCAGCATCTTAATCCCAATCATTGTTGGCGCTGCTCTGGCTGGCTTGATTCTCATTGTAGTGGTCGCTTACGTGATTGGTCGAAGAAAGACTTATGTTGGATATCAGACCCTTTAA
- the si:ch73-335m24.2 gene encoding protein eva-1 homolog C isoform X2, with protein sequence MHNDSTMESFCLLLPLLLALKMHTAHSTPDFSQYLHSILKNHTAHACEGDTLIIQCPSRTSVTVLSAFYGRRVPNQHLCPSANSNITVEEDTECASPIAVEKVLSECQDRRSCHIPVFSPVFGQDPCPLTSKYLLVSYKCRPEHHRTRLVCENERLKLMCKNETVLAIYSATFGHLLHGSPYCPQEPGPQTDMECLSPSALRKVSRRCHGRANCSVLADTQTFGDPCFPGTRKHLRVSFTCVPRYLLEDVGRGSTDPFMISDYTHGLPERVALYFVSGICAGLVFLLCLFGLRSTFVRDVKDLVSELNDELKASRRKRKELMEDLFDDDISDTSSFRQLTQSYRTTDIFSPSTLTVEMVDREVEQMRDLPNGDMWPHHDSSPYAIHKIKTYNH encoded by the exons ATGCACAATGACAGCACCATGGAGtccttctgtctcctcttaCCTCTTCTTTTGGCTCTGAAGATGCACACCGCACATTCAACTCCTGATTTCTCTC AATATCTTCACAGCATCCTGAAGAACCACACAGCTCATGCTTGTGAAGGAGACACGCTCATCATCCAGTGTCCCTCCAGGACGTCTGTGACCGTCCTATCAGCTTTCTATGGAAGACGTGTTCCTAATCAGCATTTGTGCCCATCCGCAAACTCAAACATAACtgtggaggaggacacagaATGCGCTTCTCCAATTGCTGTTGAG AAAGTGCTTTCAGAGTGTCAGGATCGGCGGTCCTGTCACATTCCTGTCTTCAGCCCTGTGTTTGGGCAGGACCCCTGTCCTCTCACCAGCAAGTACCTGTTAGTCTCCTACAAGTGCAGACCAG agcaccaCCGCACCAGACTGGTGTGTGAAAATGAGCGTTTGAAGCTGATGTGTAAAAATGAGACTGTCCTTGCAATCTACTCCGCCACATTTGGACACCTGCTGCATGGCAGTCCGTACTGTCCTCAGGAACCAGGACCACAAACTGACATGG AGTGTTTGTCACCTTCGGCTCTGAGGAAGGTGTCGCGTCGGTGTCATGGCAGAGCAAACTGCTCAGTACTGGCCGATACTCAAACCTTTGGGGACCCCTGCTTCCCCGGCACCAGGAAACACCTGCGGGTGTCCTTCACTTGTG tgCCTCGGTATCTTCTGGAAGATGTGGGTCGAGGGTCAACGGACCCTTTCATGATCTCGGACTACACACATG GTCTCCCGGAGCGAGTGGCTCTGTACTTTGTCTCTGGCATCTGTGCTGGTCTGGTTTTCCTGCTCTGCCTGTTTGGTTTACGCTCCACTTTTGTCAGGGACGTTAAAGATCTGGTTTCTGAGCTGAATGATGAGCTGAAAGCATCTCGGAGAAAGCGCAAAGAGCTCATGGAGGACCTCTTTGATGATGACATCTCAGACACTTCATCCTTCCGACAGCTCACACAATCCTACCGCACAACAGACATCTTCAGTCCTTCCACCTTGACAGTAGAGATGGTCGATCGTGAGGTGGAACAGATGAGGGATCTGCCCAATGGAGACATGTGGCCACATCATGACTCCAGCCCCTATGCCATTCATAAAATTAAAACCTACAACCATTGA
- the cul4b gene encoding cullin-4B, which yields MFPTGLSSPNPPPPPTQEARPAATDVKTESGNITSPKKRKINGSEREDTTDTISSSPPKTLNSSSSSSSSSSSSCSPTPVHIQKKLRFEDSVDFIGLDVKMAEEAAAASCSNNKSKAMFLSGGVGHHANGLTKTAGSGTFSNSKPGAAKKLVIKNFKEKPKLPENYTQETWQKLKEAVEAIQNSTSIKYNLEELYQAVENLCSHKISAKLYKQLRAVCEDHIKAQIDQFREDALDSVLFLKKIDKCWQDHCRQMIMIRSIFLFLDRTYVLQNSMLPSIWDMGLELFRFYIISDLKVQSKTIDGILLLIERERNGEAIDRSLLRSLLSMLSDLQIYQDSFEQRFLEETNRLYAAEGQRLMQEREVPEYLHHVNKRLEEEADRVITYLDQSTQKPLIVTVEKQLLGEHLTATLQKGLTHLLDENRIQDLSLLYQLFSRVRGGVQVLLQHWIEYIKAFGSTIVINPEKDKTMVQELLDFKDKVDHIIDICFMKNEKFVNAMKEAFETFINKRPNKPAELIAKHVDSKLRAGNKEATDEELEKMLDKIMIIFRFIYGKDVFEAFYKKDLAKRLLVGKSASVDAEKSMLSKLKHECGAAFTSKLEGMFKDMELSKDIMVQFKQYMQCQNIPGNIELTVNILTMGYWPTYVPMEVHLPPEMVRLQEIFKTFYLGKHSGRKLQWQSTLGHCVLKAEFKEGKKELQVSLFQTLVLLMFNEGEEFTLEEIKLATGIEDSELRRTLQSLACGKARVLTKIPKSKDVEDGDKFSCNDDFKHKLFRIKINQIQMKETVEEQASTTERVFQDRQYQIDAAIVRIMKMRKTLSHNLLMSEVYNQLKFPVKPADLKKRIESLIDRDYMERDKENPNQYNYVA from the exons atgtttccaaCAGGTTTATCTTCCCCTAACCCCCCACCACCGCCAACCCAGGAGGCTAGACCAGCGGCTACTGATGTCAAAACCGAAAGCGGTAACATCACATCTCCgaagaagaggaaaataaacGGCTCCGAGAGGGAAGACACTACTGACACGATCTCCTCCTCGCCTCCCAAGACCCTGAattcatcctcttcttcctcctcctcctcctcctcctcctgctctcccaCTCCGGTGCACATTCAGAAGAAGTTGAGGTTTGAGGATTCAGTGGATTTCATTGGACTGGATGTGAAAATGGCtgaggaggctgctgctgcttcgtGCTCCAATAACAAAAGCAAAGCCATGTTCCTGTCCGGCGGCGTGGGACACCACGCGAACGGACTGACTAAAACCGCAGGCTCCGGCACCTTCTCCAACAGTAAACCCGGTGCTGCCAAGAAACTAGTCATCAAGAACTTCAAAG AAAAGCCCAAATTGCCGGAGAACTACACGCAGGAGACCTGGCAGAAGCTGAAGGAGGCAGTCGAGGCCATACAGAACAGCACTTCAATCAAGTACAATCTAGAGGAGCTCTACCAG GCTGTCGAGAACCTCTGCTCCCATAAGATATCTGCCAAGCTTTACAAACAACTGAGGGCCGTGTGTGAAGACCACATCAAGGCACAGATCGACCAATTCAGAGA GGATGCCCTGGACAGTGTGCTTTTCCTAAAGAAAATTGACAAATGCTGGCAAGATCACTGCAGACAAATG ATCATGATTAGGagtatatttttgtttttggaccGCACCTATGTTTTACAAAACTCTATGCTGCCATCAATCTG GGACATGGGTCTGGAGCTGTTTAGGTTCTACATCATCAGCGACCTGAAGGTTCAGAGTAAAACCATCGACGGGATTCTGCTGCTCATCGAGAGGGAGCGAAACGGAGAGGCGATAGACCGCAGTCTACTGAGGAGCCTGCTGAGCATGCTCTCTGACCTGCAG ATTTATCAAGATTCCTTTGAGCAACGCTTTTTGGAGGAAACTAATCGTCTGTACGCTGCAGAGGGCCAGAGGCtgatgcaggagagagag GTACCAGAATATCTCCATCATGTCAACAAACGCTTGGAAGAGGAGGCCGACAGAGTCATCACATATCTAGACCAGAGCACACA aAAGCCGCTCATTGTGACTGTGGAGAAGCAGTTGCTGGGTGAACATCTCACAGCCACTCTGCAAAAAG GTCTGACTCACCTGCTCGATGAGAACAGAATTCAGGATCTGTCTCTTCTCTATCAGCTCTTCAGTCGAGTGCGAGGTGGTGTCCAGGTCCTCCTGCAACACTGGATAGAGTACATAAAG GCTTTTGGAAGCACAATCGTAATCAAtccagaaaaagacaaaacaatggtgCAAGAGTTGCTGGACTTTAAAGACAAGGTGGATCACATCATCGACATCTGCTTCATGAAGAACGAGAAGTTCGTCAACGCCATGAAGGAGGCTTTTGAAACATTCATCAACAAACGTCCTAATAAACCAGCAGAGCTCATAG CAAAACACGTGGATTCAAAGCTAAGGGCAGGAAACAAAGAGGCAACAGACGAAGAACTGGAGAAGATGCTGGATAAGATCATGATTATCTTTAGGTTCATCTATG gaaaagatgtttttgagGCCTTTTACAAAAAGGATCTGGCCAAGAGGTTGCTGGTTGGAAAGAGCGCCTCTGTGGATGCTGAGAAATCAATGTTGTCAAAGCTGAAACATG AATGTGGAGCAGCGTTCACCAGCAAACTGGAGGGGATGTTCAAGGATATGGAGCTTTCTAAAGACATCATGGTGCAGTTCAAACAG tACATGCAGTGCCAAAACATTCCTGGCAACATCGAGCTTACGGTGAACATCCTCACCATGGGTTACTGGCCAACCTACGTCCCGATGGAAGTGCACCTGCCTCCTGAG ATGGTGCGACTGCAAGAGATCTTCAAGACCTTTTACCTGGGCAAACACAGTGGCAGGAAGCTGCAGTGGCAATCAACACTCGGCCACTGTGTCTTAAAAGCTGAATTCAAAGAG GGCAAGAAGGAGCTGCAGGTGTCGCTTTTCCAAACACTTGTGCTACTTATGTTTAATGAAGGAGAGGAGTTCACCCTGGAGGAGATCAAACTGGCAACAGGAATCG AGGACAGCGAACTGCGTCGGACTCTGCAGTCACTTGCATGTGGAAAAGCGCGCGTCCTCACCAAAATCCCAAAAAGCAAAGATGTGGAGGACGGAGACAAGTTTTCTTGCAATGATGACTTCAAACACAAGCTCTTCAGGATCAAAATAAACCAGATCCAGATGAAAGAAACG GTGGAAGAACAAGCCAGTACCACAGAACGGGTCTTTCAGGATCGTCAGTATCAGATCGATGCGGCCATTGTGCGGAtcatgaagatgaggaagacTCTGAGCCATAATCTCTTGATGTCTGAAGTGTACAACCAGCTCAAATTCCCCGTCAAG CCTGCTGACTTGAAGAAGAGGATAGAGTCTCTCATTGACAGGGACTATATGGAGCGTGACAAGGAGAACCCCAACCAGTACAACTATGTggcttag
- the lamp2 gene encoding lysosome-associated membrane glycoprotein 2 isoform X2 yields the protein MHRYAAFVLALAFVAVLQQSHGTEVNVTDSKGKLCLYANLMVNFSVTYEITGNKNSTVEFQLPAEVKSNTSECGATSAMLKLDFGEGHSWSMNFTVSGEAYQADVIAFSYNLGDKTTFPNSASNATSTVSMKPHITGVTMDTCYSCKSNVMFESNSVNQTLWNVLIQAFVSNGSKSDRITSCSADVPTTTVTPTTHAPSTTTAAPVTNATTTAPPTTTPTPTLPTPSVGNYTIKNNETVCLLASFGLRIGVKQGDKYEEMNFETNGTTANGSCGVDSSELELTSSTVVMMFKFTNDSKKFRLHALNISGTTSSGVFVGGNTNLTLWEASVGSSYMCNKEQNYTISSTLTLFTFDLQVQPFGVKKGVFSTAEDCQSGAESFLVPIAVGVALLVLILIVLLAYFIGRKRNMATGYESF from the exons ATGCACCGATATGCTGCATTTGTTCTCGCCCTCGCCTTTGTGGCTG TGCTCCAGCAGTCGCATGGCACTGAGGTGAACGTCACGGACAGCAAGGGAAAGCTGTGCCTCTATGCCAATCTGATGGTCAACTTTTCAGTCACGTATGAAATCACTGGCAATAAG AATTCAACAGTTGAGTTTCAACTTCCCGCTGAAGTCAAATCAAATACAAGTGAGTGCGGTGCCACAAGCGCGATGCTGAAGCTTGATTTTGGAGAAGGACACTCCTGGAGCATGAACTTCACTGTCAGTGGAGAAGCGTACCAAGCAGATGTCATCGCCTTTTCCTACAACCTCGGCGACAAGACCACTTTCCCTAATTCTGCATCAAATG cAACCTCAACTGTTTCCATGAAGCCACACATTACTGGCGTAACCATGGACACGTGCTACTCATGCAAGAGTAACGTCATGTTCGAATCGAATTCGGTCAATCAGACACTGTGGAACGTGCTCATCCAGGCTTTTGTCAGTAACGGCAGCAAGAGCGACCGTA TCACCTCTTGTTCTGCCGATGTACCCACAACCACCGTTACCCCGACCACTCATGCACCCAGTACCACCACTGCAGCTCCTGTCACAAATGCTACTACCACTGCCCCTCCTACCACCACCCCGACCCCTACCCTCCCCACACCCTCCGTTGGGAACTACACCATCAAGAATAATGAAACAGTCTGTCTGTTAGCCAGCTTTGGCCTGCGGATTGGTGTCAAGCAAGGAGAC AAATACGAGGAGATGAACTTCGAAACTAACGGGACCACAGCTAATGGATCATGTGGAGTCGACTCCAGTGAGCTGGAGTTGACTTCTTCCACAGTGGTCATGATGTTCAAGTTCACCAAT GATTCAAAGAAATTCCGCCTGCATGCTCTGAACATCAGCGGAACGACAAGCTCTG GCGTGTTTGTTGGGGGGAACACCAACCTGACCCTGTGGGAGGCGTCTGTCGGCAGCTCCTACATGTGTAACAAGGAGCAGAACTACACCATCAGCAGCACGCTCACCCTCTTCACCTTCGACCTTCAAGTGCAGCCCTTTGGAGTCAAGAAAGGTGTTTTCAGTACAG CTGAGGATTGCCAGTCTGGTGCAGAGAGCTTCCTTGTTCCCATAGCTGTCGGAGTTGCCCTGCTTGTTCTCATTCTTATCGTTCTGCTGGCATATTTCATcgggagaaagagaaacatggCCACCGGCTACGAGTCTTTCTAG
- the si:ch73-335m24.2 gene encoding protein eva-1 homolog C isoform X1, with protein sequence MHNDSTMESFCLLLPLLLALKMHTAHSTPDFSQYLHSILKNHTAHACEGDTLIIQCPSRTSVTVLSAFYGRRVPNQHLCPSANSNITVEEDTECASPIAVEKVLSECQDRRSCHIPVFSPVFGQDPCPLTSKYLLVSYKCRPEHHRTRLVCENERLKLMCKNETVLAIYSATFGHLLHGSPYCPQEPGPQTDMECLSPSALRKVSRRCHGRANCSVLADTQTFGDPCFPGTRKHLRVSFTCVPRYLLEDVGRGSTDPFMISDYTHGGWYTGPTYRPQNVLLTNFVEIIEKILGLPERVALYFVSGICAGLVFLLCLFGLRSTFVRDVKDLVSELNDELKASRRKRKELMEDLFDDDISDTSSFRQLTQSYRTTDIFSPSTLTVEMVDREVEQMRDLPNGDMWPHHDSSPYAIHKIKTYNH encoded by the exons ATGCACAATGACAGCACCATGGAGtccttctgtctcctcttaCCTCTTCTTTTGGCTCTGAAGATGCACACCGCACATTCAACTCCTGATTTCTCTC AATATCTTCACAGCATCCTGAAGAACCACACAGCTCATGCTTGTGAAGGAGACACGCTCATCATCCAGTGTCCCTCCAGGACGTCTGTGACCGTCCTATCAGCTTTCTATGGAAGACGTGTTCCTAATCAGCATTTGTGCCCATCCGCAAACTCAAACATAACtgtggaggaggacacagaATGCGCTTCTCCAATTGCTGTTGAG AAAGTGCTTTCAGAGTGTCAGGATCGGCGGTCCTGTCACATTCCTGTCTTCAGCCCTGTGTTTGGGCAGGACCCCTGTCCTCTCACCAGCAAGTACCTGTTAGTCTCCTACAAGTGCAGACCAG agcaccaCCGCACCAGACTGGTGTGTGAAAATGAGCGTTTGAAGCTGATGTGTAAAAATGAGACTGTCCTTGCAATCTACTCCGCCACATTTGGACACCTGCTGCATGGCAGTCCGTACTGTCCTCAGGAACCAGGACCACAAACTGACATGG AGTGTTTGTCACCTTCGGCTCTGAGGAAGGTGTCGCGTCGGTGTCATGGCAGAGCAAACTGCTCAGTACTGGCCGATACTCAAACCTTTGGGGACCCCTGCTTCCCCGGCACCAGGAAACACCTGCGGGTGTCCTTCACTTGTG tgCCTCGGTATCTTCTGGAAGATGTGGGTCGAGGGTCAACGGACCCTTTCATGATCTCGGACTACACACATG GTGGATGGTACACTGGCCCCACCTACAGGCCTCAAAATGTGCTCTTAACCAACTTTGTGGAGATCATTGAAAAAATATTGG GTCTCCCGGAGCGAGTGGCTCTGTACTTTGTCTCTGGCATCTGTGCTGGTCTGGTTTTCCTGCTCTGCCTGTTTGGTTTACGCTCCACTTTTGTCAGGGACGTTAAAGATCTGGTTTCTGAGCTGAATGATGAGCTGAAAGCATCTCGGAGAAAGCGCAAAGAGCTCATGGAGGACCTCTTTGATGATGACATCTCAGACACTTCATCCTTCCGACAGCTCACACAATCCTACCGCACAACAGACATCTTCAGTCCTTCCACCTTGACAGTAGAGATGGTCGATCGTGAGGTGGAACAGATGAGGGATCTGCCCAATGGAGACATGTGGCCACATCATGACTCCAGCCCCTATGCCATTCATAAAATTAAAACCTACAACCATTGA
- the c1galt1c1 gene encoding C1GALT1-specific chaperone 1 produces the protein MLSEGGSFMKGMVMGGLFCLVLSFLGSFSPGLESSTDDHHHHHHHVKAQSNDELTHFSDSQMQQLISEVRVSCIIMVQPKILVYWATAVDTWSKHCDKAVFYTSESSKALEAVDLNEKDEWARLRKALKHAYENAGDLRWFFVAQPTTFAIIENLKYLVLTKDASQPFYLGNVMKSGELEYVAYDGGIVLSYEALKRLVHVFQDEAKCPERGRALWKLSEEKQVAVCLKYTGVFAENGEDVHGKGVFNSKSVDSLITDSMKDNPTNVVEGCCSDMAVTFNGMSPNQMQVMMFGVYRLRPYGHDFHDSLTFYPPEGSDND, from the coding sequence ATGTTGTCCGAAGGAGGCTCTTTCATGAAGGGGATGGTCATGGGAGGCCTGTTCTGCTTGGTGCTGTCATTCCTGGGTAGTTTCAGCCCCGGCCTGGAGTCCAGTACAGacgaccatcatcatcatcatcatcacgtcAAGGCCCAGAGTAATGATGAGCTGACACACTTCTCTGACAGTCAGATGCAACAGTTGATCAGTGAAGTCCGGGTCTCTTGCATCATCATGGTCCAGCCCAAGATTCTTGTTTATTGGGCCACTGCTGTTGACACCTGGAGCAAACACTGTGATAAGGCTGTGTTTTACACCTCTGAGTCCTCTAAGGCTCTCGAGGCAGTTGACCTGAATGAAAAAGATGAGTGGGCAAGGTTACGTAAAGCTCTGAAGCATGCTTATGAGAACGCTGGAGACCTGCGCTGGTTCTTTGTGGCGCAACCCACCACGTTTGCCATCATCGAGAACCTCAAATACCTGGTGCTCACAAAAGATGCAAGCCAGCCCTTCTACCTGGGTAACGTTATGAAGTCTGGGGAGCTTGAGTACGTAGCGTATGATGGTGGCATTGTTCTAAGTTATGAAGCGCTGAAAAGGTTAGTACACGTGTTCCAGGATGAAGCCAAATGTCCAGAAAGAGGACGTGCCCTGTGGAAGCTGAGTGAGGAGAAGCAGGTAGCCGTGTGTCTCAAATATACAGGCGTCTTCGCAGAGAACGGAGAAGATGTGCACGGAAAGGGAGTGTTCAACAGCAAGAGCGTGGACAGCCTGATAACGGACAGCATGAAGGACAATCCCACCAATGTAGTGGAGGGCTGCTGCTCGGACATGGCAGTCACGTTCAATGGGATGTCACCGAATCAGATGCAGGTTATGATGTTTGGAGTATACAGACTTCGGCCTTACGGTCATGATTTTCATGACTCATTAACATTTTACCCTCCTGAAGGCTCAGACAACGACTAG
- the mcts1 gene encoding malignant T-cell-amplified sequence 1: MFKKFDEKENVSNCIQLKTSVIKGIKNQLLEQFPDIESWLNHIMPKKDPVKIVRCHEHIEILTVNGELLFFRQREGPFYPTLRLLHKYPFILPHQQVDKGAIKFVLSGANIMCPGLTSPGAKLYPAEADTVVAIMAEGKSHALCVGVMKMSAESIEKVNKGIGIENVHYLNDGLWHMKTYK, translated from the exons ATGTTTAAAAA attTGATGAGAAGGAAAATGTGTCCAACTGTATCCAGCTGAAAACGTCAGTGATCAAGGGCATCAAAAATCAGCTGCTGGAACAGTTTCCTGACATCGAGTCATGGCTCAATCACATTATGCCAAAAAAGGACCCTGTGAAAATAGTGAGATG CCATGAACACATTGAAATCCTGACAGTGAACGGAGAGCTGCTCTTcttcagacagagagaaggaccGTTCTACCCAACGCTCAGACTGTTGCATAAAT aTCCTTTCATTCTCCCACACCAGCAAGTAGACAAAGGAGCCATTAAATTTGTCTTAAGTGGAGCCAACATCATGTGCCCCGGGCTGACGTCACCAGGTGCTAAACTCTACCCAGCTGAAGCTGACACAGTAGTT GCCATAATGGCAGAGGGAAAAAGTCATGCACTCTGTGTTGGCGTTATGAAGATGTCTGCAGAAAGCAT agagaaagtcaACAAAGGAATTGGAATTGAGAACGTTCACTATCTGAATGACGGATTGTGGCACATGAAGACGTATAAATGA
- the clic2 gene encoding chloride intracellular channel protein 2: MALRQNSDKEPSIELFIKAGHDGENVGNCPFCQRLFMVLWLKGVKFTVTTVDMRKKPAELKDLAPGTNPPFLLYNGTLKTDFIKIEEFLEQTLAPPRYPHLSPLNKESFDVGADIFAKFSAYIKNTPNNAFQEKNLLREFKRLDNYLNSPLPEEIDHNSTETVTVSKRLFLDGDRLTLADCNLLPKLHVIRVSAKKYCDFDIPAQFTGVWRYLQNAYEREEFKQTCPADIEIEKAYFSVANSRK, translated from the exons ATGGCACTTCGACAGAACTCTGACAAGGAGCCAAGCATTGAGCTGTTTATTAAG gctGGACACGATGGTGAAAATGTGGGGAACTGTCCCTTCTGTCAAAGGCTCTTCATGGTCTTGTGGCTGAAAGGAGTCAAGTTTACAGTGACCACTGTTGACATGAGGAA GAAGCCAGCTGAGCTCAAAGACCTGGCCCCGGGGACTaaccctcctttcctcctctacAACGGCACCCTCAAAACAGACTTCATCAAAATCGAGGAGTTCCTTgaacaaacactggctcctCCCAG GTATCCTCATCTCAGCCCACTAAACAAAGAGTCCTTTGACGTGGGTGCTGACATCTTTGCAAAGTTCTCTGCTTACATCAAGAACACTCCAAATAACGCCT TCCAAGAGAAAAACCTGCTGCGGGAGTTCAAGCGCCTGGATAACTACCTGAACTCCCCCCTGCCCGAGGAGATCGACCATAACTCCACAGAAACTGTGACCGTCTCCAAGAGGCTGTTCCTGGATGGCGATCGCCTCACCTTAGCTGACTGCAATCTGCTGCCCAAACTGCACGTTATCAGG gTTTCTGCCAAGAAGTACTGCGACTTTGACATCCCGGCCCAGTTCACAGGTGTGTGGCGTTACCTTCAGAACGCCTACGAGAGAGAGGAGTTCAAACAGACGTGTCCGGCTGACATTGAGATTGAGAAGGCTTACTTTAGTGTGGCTAACTCGAGGAAATAA